In Phyllostomus discolor isolate MPI-MPIP mPhyDis1 chromosome 2, mPhyDis1.pri.v3, whole genome shotgun sequence, the following are encoded in one genomic region:
- the CNOT2 gene encoding CCR4-NOT transcription complex subunit 2 isoform X3 yields the protein MFGASRKKFVEGVDSDYHDENMYYSQSSMFPHRSEKDMLASPSTSGQLSQFGASLYGQQSALGLPMRGMSNNTPQLNRSLSQGTQLPSHVTPTTGVPTMSLHTPPSPSRGILPMNPRNMMNHSQVGQGIGIPSRTNSMSSSGLGSPNRSSPSIICMPKQQPSRQPFTVNSMSGFGMNRNQAFGMNNSLSSNIFNGTDGSENVTGLDLSDFPALADRNRREGSGNPTPLINPLAGRAPYVGMVTKPANEQSQDFSIHNEDFPALPGSSYKDPTSSNDDSKSNLNTSGKTTSSTDGPKFPGDKSSTTQNNNQQKKGIQVLPDGRVTNIPQGMVTDQFGMIGLLTFIRAAETDPGMVHLALGSDLTTLGLNLNSPENLYPKFASPWASSPCRPQDIDFHVPSEYLTNIHIRDKLAAIKLGRYGEDLLFYLYYMNGGDVLQLLAAVELFNRDWRYHKEERVWITRAPGMEPTMKTNTYERGTYYFFDCLNWRKVAKEFHLEYDKLEERPHLPSTFNYNPAQQAF from the exons ATGCTGGCATCACCATCTACATCAGGTCAGCTGTCTCAGTTTGGGGCAAGTTTATACGGGCAACAAA gTGCACTAGGCCTTCCAATGAGGGGGATGAGCAACAATACCCCTCAGTTAAATCGCAGCTTATCACAAGGCACTCAGTTACCGAGCCACGTCACGCCAACAACAGGGGTACCAACAATGTCACTTCACACGCCTCCATCTCCAAGCAG GGGTATTTTGCCTATGAATCCTAGGAATATGATGAACCACTCCCAGGTTGGTCAGGGCATTGGAATTCCTAGCAGGACAAATAGCATGAGCAGTTCAGGGTTAGGTAGCCCCAACAGAAGCTCGCCAAGCATAATATGTATGCCAAAGCAGCAGCCTTCTCGACAGCCTTTTACTGTGAACAG TATGTCTGGATTTGGAATGAACAGGAATCAGGCATTTGGAATGAATAACTCCTTATCAAGTAACATTTTTAATGGAACAG ATGGAAGCGAAAATGTGACAGGATTGGACCTTTCAGATTTTCCAGCATTAGCAGACCgaaacagaagggaaggaagtggtAACCCAACTCCATTAATAAACCCCTTGGCTGGAAGAGCTCCTTATG ttGGAATGGTAACAAAACCAGCAAATGAGCAATCCCAGGACTTCTCAATACACAACGAAGATTTTCCAGCATTACCTGGTTCCAGCTATAAAGATCCAACATCAAGTAATGATGACAGTAAATCT aaCTTGAATACATCTGGCAAGACAACTTCAAGTACAGATGGACCCAAATTCCCTGGAGATAAAAGTTcaacaacacaaaataataacCAGCAGAAAAAAGGGATCCAGGTGTTGCCTGATG GTCGGGTTACTAACATTCCTCAAGGGATGGTAACGGACCAATTTGGAATGATTGGCCTGTTAACATTTATCAGGGCAGCAGAGACAGACCCAGGAATGGTACATCTTGCATTAGGAAGTGACTTAACAACATTAGGCCTCAATCTGAACTCTCCTGA AAATCTCTACCCCAAATTTGCGTCACCCTGGGCATCTTCACCTTGTCGACCTCAAGATATAG aCTTCCATGTTCCATCTGAGTACTTAACGAACATTCACATTAGGGATAAG ctGGCTGCAATAAAACTTGGCCGATATGGAGAAGACCTTCTCTTCTATCTCTATTACATGAATGGAGGAGATGTATTACAACTTTTAGCTGCAGTAGAGCT TTTTAACCGTGATTGGAGATACCACAAAGAAGAACGAGTATGGATTACCAGGGCACCAGGCATGGAGCCAACAATGAAAACCAATACATATGAGAGGGGAACTTACTACTTCTTCGACTGTCTTAACTGGAGGAAAGTAGCTAAg GAGTTCCATCTGGAATATGACAAGTTAGAAGAACGGCCTCACCTGCCATCCACCTTCAACTACAACCCTGCTCAGCAAgccttctaa
- the CNOT2 gene encoding CCR4-NOT transcription complex subunit 2 isoform X5, with protein sequence MRGMSNNTPQLNRSLSQGTQLPSHVTPTTGVPTMSLHTPPSPSRGILPMNPRNMMNHSQVGQGIGIPSRTNSMSSSGLGSPNRSSPSIICMPKQQPSRQPFTVNSMSGFGMNRNQAFGMNNSLSSNIFNGTDGSENVTGLDLSDFPALADRNRREGSGNPTPLINPLAGRAPYVGMVTKPANEQSQDFSIHNEDFPALPGSSYKDPTSSNDDSKSNLNTSGKTTSSTDGPKFPGDKSSTTQNNNQQKKGIQVLPDGRVTNIPQGMVTDQFGMIGLLTFIRAAETDPGMVHLALGSDLTTLGLNLNSPENLYPKFASPWASSPCRPQDIDFHVPSEYLTNIHIRDKLAAIKLGRYGEDLLFYLYYMNGGDVLQLLAAVELFNRDWRYHKEERVWITRAPGMEPTMKTNTYERGTYYFFDCLNWRKVAKEFHLEYDKLEERPHLPSTFNYNPAQQAF encoded by the exons ATGAGGGGGATGAGCAACAATACCCCTCAGTTAAATCGCAGCTTATCACAAGGCACTCAGTTACCGAGCCACGTCACGCCAACAACAGGGGTACCAACAATGTCACTTCACACGCCTCCATCTCCAAGCAG GGGTATTTTGCCTATGAATCCTAGGAATATGATGAACCACTCCCAGGTTGGTCAGGGCATTGGAATTCCTAGCAGGACAAATAGCATGAGCAGTTCAGGGTTAGGTAGCCCCAACAGAAGCTCGCCAAGCATAATATGTATGCCAAAGCAGCAGCCTTCTCGACAGCCTTTTACTGTGAACAG TATGTCTGGATTTGGAATGAACAGGAATCAGGCATTTGGAATGAATAACTCCTTATCAAGTAACATTTTTAATGGAACAG ATGGAAGCGAAAATGTGACAGGATTGGACCTTTCAGATTTTCCAGCATTAGCAGACCgaaacagaagggaaggaagtggtAACCCAACTCCATTAATAAACCCCTTGGCTGGAAGAGCTCCTTATG ttGGAATGGTAACAAAACCAGCAAATGAGCAATCCCAGGACTTCTCAATACACAACGAAGATTTTCCAGCATTACCTGGTTCCAGCTATAAAGATCCAACATCAAGTAATGATGACAGTAAATCT aaCTTGAATACATCTGGCAAGACAACTTCAAGTACAGATGGACCCAAATTCCCTGGAGATAAAAGTTcaacaacacaaaataataacCAGCAGAAAAAAGGGATCCAGGTGTTGCCTGATG GTCGGGTTACTAACATTCCTCAAGGGATGGTAACGGACCAATTTGGAATGATTGGCCTGTTAACATTTATCAGGGCAGCAGAGACAGACCCAGGAATGGTACATCTTGCATTAGGAAGTGACTTAACAACATTAGGCCTCAATCTGAACTCTCCTGA AAATCTCTACCCCAAATTTGCGTCACCCTGGGCATCTTCACCTTGTCGACCTCAAGATATAG aCTTCCATGTTCCATCTGAGTACTTAACGAACATTCACATTAGGGATAAG ctGGCTGCAATAAAACTTGGCCGATATGGAGAAGACCTTCTCTTCTATCTCTATTACATGAATGGAGGAGATGTATTACAACTTTTAGCTGCAGTAGAGCT TTTTAACCGTGATTGGAGATACCACAAAGAAGAACGAGTATGGATTACCAGGGCACCAGGCATGGAGCCAACAATGAAAACCAATACATATGAGAGGGGAACTTACTACTTCTTCGACTGTCTTAACTGGAGGAAAGTAGCTAAg GAGTTCCATCTGGAATATGACAAGTTAGAAGAACGGCCTCACCTGCCATCCACCTTCAACTACAACCCTGCTCAGCAAgccttctaa